In Candidatus Neptunochlamydia vexilliferae, the genomic stretch CGCGGGACCTCAACGCAGCACAAAATATTTTGGCCCTCGGACTAGATGGCCTGGGAACAATCCCTAGAAGCCCTCGCCTTTAGGCGAGGGAGTAGTCACGAGAAAGAAGAAAGCTGGAATGGACGTTCTGTGCAGCATCTAGGCTCAGAAGCAGGTGTTGGGATTGTTCCGACTGCGGCAAGTGGGACTAGCGAAAGCGATGATAACTCGGATGACAGCAGTTCAGATAAAGGTGTGAGTGGCTCTGTGTCAGCAGGAGGAGGAGTGAATAGAGATGGGTCCGCCCGTGCCGATGTAGGAGTTGAGATTAAGAATGAAAGTGGAACTATTTCAGGATCTATACGCGGGGGAGTTGATCGAGATAGAGATGGGCATGTTAATGGTGGAGTAAGAGGAGACATTAAGTTTGATTTTTAGCAGATGATAAAACTTAGAAAATGGGGTGTTGCGCTTATTTTAATAAGCGCAACATCTACCCTTGTTTGGAAGGGTTTTTTTTATAAAGAAAAGCTCTATTTCGAAACTTTGCCTGTAAAGCTCACCCAATCAAACCTTCCTTGCATAGATATGAAGATTGAGGGTGAAACTTACCCGATTATGGTTGATTTGGGGTCTCGCTTCGGAATATGCATACATGATGAAGCATTAGTAAGTTTGAATAAAAGGCGGCATGGAATTGAGGTTTCAAGAAATTTTCGAGGGACAAAGTTTAAGCGTCTTAAATATATCCTTCCGAAAGTAGAGGTTGGATCTTTAGTTTTTAAAAACCCACTAGTAACAGCTCTTTCTAAAAAACAAAGAGATGCCTCTATTATCTACCTTAAAAAAGGGGTGGAAAAATCACCTCCTCAAAATATGGGAGATGTTGGAAGAAAATTTCTAAAGAATGTCAACCTCCTTTTCGACATTAAGAAATCTGTCATTATTGCAACGAATGATAGGGATAGGCTTGCTAAAGAAGGGTACGAAATGGAGTCCTTTGTCAAGATCCCCTTCAAGCAAATTTATAAGGGAATCATTTTAAAGATTAAAACAGACCTTGGTGAACTGAAGCTTGGATTGGATACAGGGACTACCTGGACCCTTCTTCGCGATTCCCTACATCCTAAGAATAAGGAAAAACAGGTTGGTTACCATGGCTTACCTGTCATGACTACTAATAAGTATATGATTAGTGGAACGGATTTTGGCCCTCAAAATCTAGCGTTTATTGAAATAACAGATAAGTTGCGTGATATTGACGGGTTTTTAGGCATGGATTTCATACAAAACCACGTCATCTACGTCGACTTTTCGAAAAAGATCCTCTATATTGAGCCGCCTAATCAAGGGGGATAGAATGCAAGAAGCGTAATTTTGTGCTTGCGTTCCAAAAGGATGGTAAGTTAAAATTTTTCATGTTTGTTTAACCCTTAACAAAGGAGTTTCGTCATGGAAATTGAAGGCCTTAGTGAAGAATATGCCGAGTATGTTAATTATGAAGAATCTAGCTGGAATGGACATAGTGTTCAGCCGTTAGGTTCAGAAGCTGGTGTTGGGATCGTTCCGACTGCGGCAAGTGGTACCAGCGAAAGTGATGATAGCTCGAATGATCATGATGCGGATAGTGATAGTTCTGGTAGCTGGAGCCGTGATGCATCGGTGAATATAGGAGTTGGTACGGATGGGAGCGCAAGGATAGACGTTGGGGTTGGAGCTACCAATGAAAGTGGGACAGTTTCAGGATCTATACACGGAGAAGTAAGCCGAGATAGAGGTGGTCGTGTGGATGGAAGAGTTGAAGCAGGAGGGGTCATTCATTGGTAAAAACCAGAAAACGGCTTTTATGGTTCGGTGTTGCACTTATTTTATTGGGTGCAACATCAACCCTTTTGTGGAAGACTTTTTTTTATAAGGAAAAAGCTTATTTTGCTATTTTGCCTGTTAAAATTACTCGAGCGAATCTCCCTTGTGTCGATGTTATGGTTGAAGGAAAAACTTATCCTGTTGTTATTGACCTTGGTTCTCGCTTTGGGTTGTACGTTAATACCGGAGTTTTAAAAAACTTCAATAAGAAGCGTTGCGGAATTGAAAAATGGAGAAACCTTCGAGGAAAAGGCTTTAAATATCCCAAATATACGCTCTCAAAATTAGAAATGGGATCTTTAATTTTTCAAAAACCTGTGGTGGTGAGCACTCCAGAAAAAGAGGGGAGTGTTTGTGTGATTTGGCAGGGAGAAAATGAAGAAAAACTGCCCTCTGAAAACATCGGGCATATAGGAAGAGAGCTCTTAAAGAATGTGAATTTGCTTTTTGATATCAAACGTTCGGTTACCATTGCGACCAATGACTGGGATGTTTTAAAAAGTGAAGGGTATGAGATGGACTCTTTTATTAAAGTTCCTTTTAGTTTAAAACGTAACGGCATGATTGTAAGAGTGGAAACAGATCTTGGTCAGTTGAAGCTTATATTAGATACAGGATCGACGTTGACACTTCTTAAGGATTCCATGCTTCCCAAAGATAAGGAGGTAAGCATTGGGTATCACGGCCTTTCAAGCATGAATTCTGGTAGGTTTGTGGTAGGAGGGGTGGATTTTGGATCTCAAGAGCTGACGTTTCTTAAAATGACAGATAAGTTGCGCGATATTGATGGTCTGCTGGGCATGGACTTTATACAAAACCACGTCATCTACGTCGACTTTTCGAAAAAGATCCTCTATATTCAGCCACCTAAAGAGTAAAATTATCAGGAAGGGTAGTCCCACTGGTGACGATGATGATCCCATCGCGGATGTAAATCCCTTCACCATCATAGGTATCGAGATTCTCGGCATTGGTTAGCTTTACATTGTTTCCAATCGTGACATTTTGGTCGATGATTGCCCGTTTAATGAGGCAGTTTTCACCAATGGCGTAGTCGCGAGTTCCATCTTTGACGTCGGTATAGGTGTGGTTTCCGAGGAGAATCGCATCTTCGATCACCGTTCCTTGTTTGACGACGGAACGGACTCCAATAATGCTGTGGGTAACTGACTTGGCTTCGAGAACAGCTCCATCACAGACCACCGAATCCTTAACGATGGTTTGGGTAAGGCGGGCTCCTGGAAGGTGGTGGTTATGAGCATAGATCGGAAGGACTTCGTTATAGAGATCAAGGCCTAAGCTGTTAGTGGTCAGGGACAGGTTTGCTTCGAAGTAGGAGGAGATCGTTCCGATGTCTTCCCAGTACCCTTGGTGGAGGAAGGCGGCTGCCTTTCCTTTTTTAAGTTGGGTGGGGATGAGGTGTTTCCCAAAGTCTTCTCGAGAATCTTCTTGGAGAAGGGAGACGAGTACCTCTTTTTTAAAGACATAGATTCCCATTGAGGCGAGGAAATAGGGAGGATTGCAGCAGTGGATGTCGTTGCAGGTCACAAACTCATCGGAAAGCTCAAACTTTTCTAAGATCGCAGGATCTTTCGGCTTCTCGTGGAAGTCAACAATATTAGAATCGTCATCGATGTTAAGAAGGCCCAGGCGAGGAGCTTGGGTTTTTCCAACAGGAAGGGCAGCGATGGTCAGGTCGGCATCTTTCTCATAAGCAAATTGGACCATGGCTTCGAGATCCATGTTGTAAAGCTGGTCTCCTGAGAGGACGAGGAAGTAGTCGATGGGAAGGCTGGTCAGGGCATCGAGGTTTTTTCTAACCGCGTCGGCGGTTCCTTCATACCAGGTTTTTCCAGAAGGGCGCTCTTCCGGACAAAGAAGGGAAAGGCTTCCTCCCTGGAAGTGGTCAAGAGGATAGGTTTCCTTAATATGTTCATTGAGCCCAGAGGAAAAGTACTGGGAGATGACAAAGATGTGATTCATATTGGAGTTGAGGGAGTTAGAGATGGGAACGTCGATCAGGCGGTACCGCCCCCCAAAGTTTACAGCGGGTTTACAACGGTGCTGCGTCAATGGGAAGAGACGGGTTCCCTGTCCTCCTGCTAAGATAATGCAGGCAACGCGGTCGGTAAGCTGAAATCTTTTTGATGGTGTCAAGTGGCAATCCCCCTTAACTTTCCTATAACCCCAGAGTGCTACTAATGTCAAATGAAGGAATTTTTGGCATGGTTCAAAATAGGGTAACAATTTTGGTCTTATGAAAGATGCGTCGGGGGCAAGCCCCCTGCTGCCCCCTTGAGCTTCAAAATGGCTCTGCAAAATCACCCCTCCTCGGGGGGCCGTGCAAAGCACTGTCCACCCCTCGTGCGGGGCGATTTTGCAGAGCCATTTTGAAGCCGCGGACAGCTCACCGCATGGCTTTTCTTCGCCTTCGGCTCCGAAGCCATGTCAGTTCGCTGGAAAGGTTCTTTCCTAGAAAACCTTGCACATCTTTCACCAAGGAACAAGCCTCTTTTTTTCCAGGTTTTTAGCCACTTACCATATTCGCTTTGCTCGACTTTCAGCTTAACAAAAAAAATCCACTGAACCGACACAGCTTCGGAGCCGAAGGCGAAGAAAAGCGACGTCGTGAAGTGTCCACATTTCGTGAAGTGTTACCTCAGCATGCTGTATTTTGAACCATGCCGAATTTTCGATTTTTCATCAGGTTTATGGGGGCAGAATGACCACATACTCCAATAGAGTAGGGGTCATTTTACCCCTCTGAACCTGGAGGAAAAGAAAAATTCAAGCAATTGACAGTAGTAACCTCAGTTTCGGGTTTATTTCACTCAGCCTCAGGGGATTTTAGCTTTCTTTTCTCCTTTGTGATCTTGGAAAGGGTAATTTAGACCCTTACCTTCGATCCAAAAGAAGAAAATTTAAGCAAAACTCCCTCTGGAGCTAAGCAAACTAAACCCGAAACTGAGGTTAGTAGCACTCTGGGGTGTAAGGAATTAGGGGGAACGGATCAAGGAGATTTTTTCCAATTTTTGATGACGATCAACATCTCATCAAGAAGAGTTTTTGAAGGCCCTTTCTTTTTTGCGATGGCAATAAAGCGCTCTCTTTCAGCTTCTTCTGTAAGGTCGGTGCAGGCAAAGATCAGATAGGTCGCAAAAAGGGGCTTTTTAAGAGTCTTCTCGTTTTCAAGGACTTCAAGCGCTCCTTTTCCGATCTCTTCATCCTCTGTAAAGCCAGTCAGAGCAATGGCTGCATACTCATTATCTTTGGAGAAGGGTTCTTGCTTGAGCCTTTGAATCAGAAAGGCTTTCGCTTTCTCCCCAAAAGAGGCTAGGGCATGGATCACTTCTTCGTCTGTAAAGAAATTATCTTGACCGAGAGCTTCGAAAAGGGGAGGAATCGCCCGCTCATCTCTAATTTTTGCCAGGCACCTTGCGGCGAAAATGGGGCTCCTTCCGTATCCTGGATAGAGAGGGTCATAAAAGGTGGAAGATGTGAGGAGATCGATCAGGGCGGGAACCATTGATTTTCCTTGGGTAACAATGGCGGCGATCTCCTTTTCGGGGACCTCTTCTTCGGAGAGGATGAGATCACTTAAGAGGAGGCTTTCCTTGGGAGTCTTTTCTTCAGCATAGACCTCCCGAAGGTCTTGATAGAGCTTTTGGGCCTTTTCGATCCCTTCCTTAGCTTCTTCGGGGAGGTAAACTTCGGAGAGGTTTTCTCCTCCCTGATGCTCAAGTTCTTTCAGCTTTTTGATCTCTTCGATCTCAAAGTCGGGCATCACCCCTACCCCTTCATGCTCATAGTACTCGAGCATTACATCAAAGCTGCTCCCAAAGTGGGCATCACGATGCATGAGGATTTCCATGTCGATGGTGTCGATCAGGTTATTCATCGGCGGCCTCACTAAATGCGCGCTCTTTAAGAAGAGAGGCGTTGTAGCTGGAACGGACAAAGGGTCCGCTGTACATATACTTGACGCCGATACTTTCCCCGTAGGTTTCGTAGGACTTAAATTGCTCAGGGGTCACAAAGGATTTGACGAGGAGCTTGTTTTTATTGGGTTGGAGATATTGTCCGATCGTAATGATGCTACACCCCACCTCATGAAGATCATCGATTGTCTCCTTCACCTCATCATCGGTTTCGCCCAGACCAACCATGATCCCCGACTTGACAAAGGGAACTTTTCCTGAGGTTTTCACCTGGCGGAGCAATTCAAGGGTCCGCTCATAGGTCGCTTTATGACGGACACGGGGAGAGAGGCGGCGGACCGTTTCAATGTTGTGGTTAAAGATTTCTGGTTTGGCATCGAGGACGATGTAAAGCGGCTTTACATCTCCAGAGAAATCGGAGGTGAGGACTTCAACGGTCGCTTCGGGGTTTTCTTCTCGAATGGCATGGATGATGTTGGCAATGTGGGTCGCTCCTTGGTCGGGAAGGTCATCGCGGGCAACCATGGTGATGACAACATGTTTTAAGCCGAGTCCTTTTACCGATGTTGCAATCTTTTTCGGCTCCTCTTCGTCGGGGGGCATTGGCGCTTTTGAAAAGTCGATATCACAAAAACCGCAGGCGCGGGTACACTTTTTTCCTAAAGCGAGGAAGGTAGCGGTTTTATTCGAGTAGCATTCAAGACGGTTGGGACATTTGGCCTCTTCGCAGACGGTGGGAAGACCTCCCAAGATGGAGTGGGTTTCGAAAAGCTCTTTCCCGCGGGGGAGTTTTCGGTGTAGCCAGGAGGGAAAGCGCCCCTTTACTTTTCCCGATTCGGGATTGTCAGGAAGGCGGCTTAGTTTTTTGGGGCGATTGTTAAAAAGCTCCTGTGTCAAGCTACTTTTTCCTCTTCGGTGGAAAATGGATCGGCGTCTCATTTGCTAGAAGAGAAGCCTCGAGCCATGCCTCCGGAATGGTCGGGTGAGCATGAATCGTATCTGTAACACACTCTAATGTGAGCTCGTTGTTAATCGCAAGGGCCATCTCAGCAATCATTGCAGAAGCTTCATGGCCGATCACTTGGGCTCCATAAATTTCCCCTGTCTGTTTGTCAGAAATGACCTGAGCAAACCCTTCGGTTTCATTGGTGGCAACCGATTTTCCCAGCGCTTGAAAGGGGAACGTTCCGATATTGATATTGAGTCCTTTTTCCTGCGCCTCTTCGGCTGTCAATCCAACCATCGCAATTTCGGGGTGAGTAAAGATCACCGCAGGAATTGCATTGTAATGGAGGTGAGCCTCCTGTCCACATGCATTAGCAGCAGCGACAATTCCCTGGTGAGAGGCAACGTGAGCAAGCATTGCGATCGCAGTGATGTCTCCAATCGCATAAATACCGGGAACATCGGTTTCCATCTTTTCGTTCACTTCGATTGCTCCCTTAGGACCCGGTTTTAGCCCTGCCTTATCAAGACCAAGCCCTTCAGAGTTCAGCCGTCTTCCAACAGAGACAACTGCCTTATCCACACTGACCGAATCGCCCCCTTTAAAGTGGACAACAAGCCCCTTTTCTGTCTTATCGATCTTTTCAACGGCGGTATTTGTTTTGATGTCGATACCCCGTTTTGTGAAGGCGGAGGTCAGGGCCTCTGAAATCGTTTTTCCTTGCGCTTGAACAATGGAAGGAAGTGCTTCGATGATTGTGACCTTGACACCAAACTCTGCAAATAAAGAGGCAAACTCACACCCAATATAGCCGCCGCCAATGATCGCCATCGACTGGGGAAGTTCGGTCAACTCTAGAGCAGAGGTGGAGTTTAAAATCCGCTCATGATCACAAGGGAAAGCAGGAATATCGATGGGCTGCGACCCTGTAGCGATGATGATTTTATCGGCCTGAATAAGGGCGTTATCTTTTCCTTTGACTTTGAGCTCTTTTGGAGATTCAAACTTTGCAAAGCCCTCAAAAATCGTAATCCCATTCGACTTTAAAAGGCCGCCTAAACTTTGCCGGATTCCGCTTACAACTTTGTCTTTCCGCGTCTTCATTTTTCCATAGTCGAAAGAGACTTTTTCGACGTTGATTCCAAAGTCTTCGGCATGTTTGATCTTGTTAAAAATCGCTGCGTTCGAAAGGAGTGCTTTTGAAGGGATACATCCAACGTTTAAGCAGGTCCCCCCCAGGTTTTCTTTTTCGATTAGGGCAACTTTTTTCCCCATTTGCGCGCCCTTAATGGCAGCGACGTAACCTCCAGGTCCTGCACCAATCACAGCAAGGTCAAATTTTTGCTTTTCAGCCATTCCAATCTCCTAACTTTATTCTCTAGATTGTAACACTGTTCTCCGAAAAAGTAAATCTTGAAAAGAGCAGTCTTTTCTACTATATTAAAAGTAAGCTAGGAAAGAGGTTTTTTTGATGAAACAGGTAGACCGGACAAAAGTTTGTTGGAATTGTGAAGCAGATGTGAGTTATGAGGCTACTTATTGCCCCTTTTGCGGAACCGATTTGTTGACCTCTTCCATTGAAACATCCAAGCAAGCTCCTAAAAAAGATGCAAAATTTTCCGATCAAACACTGCAGGAGAGTTTGGCATCGCTTTACAAGCCTCCCTACTCAGCGCGCGACCGACATGGCTTTGGTGTTCCCGACGAGCGGGAAGAGGCCCCCTTTAAAGAAGCTGCGCCTGAAAAGGAAGATCCTCTCTTTAAGCCTTATGACCAGATGGAGTTTGAAGAAGCTCCTCCCATCCAAAATGAAGAGGTTGAAGAAGAAGTTGTTTCCCGAAGAGGGACGATCCTTCCTCTCCTATTTCTTATGATTGGCGCCCATCTTTTCATGCTGGGAGCACTTCTTCTATTCTGCTCCAAAGATGGGGTGGTCACTCTCGAATGGAGTAGCCGCCTTTGGTTCGTCTATTGCCTAATTGGCTTTCCCCTTATTTACTTTGGGAGAAGGCTTCTCAAAGACGATCAAAATTCTGCTTGACTTTGCATTGTTTAGCAAGTTACAATCGACTAAAAATTAATCGGTCTTAAGCGATGTCTTTTCTTTCTTTTGGTCGTGTTTTTCCCGAAATTGCGAGTCGAGAAACGAGGTGTATCACTACCTCTGAAGAGGGTCCTGTTCCTCCTGATACCTATTACTTTCTTGATCTTTATTGTATTGACACGGAGTGTGACTGCCGAAAGGCTCATTTCGCGGTCGTAACGGAAAATTGGGAAAAGGAATATGCCCATATTCAGTTTGGCTGGGAGGAGAAGGCGTACTATGATAACCATTTTTCATTCGAGGATCACGATTTGCCTGGACCTAGTATTCCTCCTTTCACTTTCTTTCCCCATGGGGAGTATTTTGTGGAACTATTTAGGGTATTTTGTGCTAACGATCCCGATTATGTTGAGCGGTTAAAAAGGCACTGCGCTCTGATGAAGCAGGCATCCAAAGAGCAAAACCTTTTTGAGAAAATGGTTTTGGATATGGAAGAGGACTCCATAGGGAGAAATGATCCCTGCATTTGTGGGAGTGGAAAAAAGTATAAGAAGTGTTGCAAGGGTAAGGTTGGGTTGAAATGAAGGTCAGCAAAGTCGATATCGATAGAATTCTTTCGGGGGAACATACAGAATTTACGGCGGATGAAAAGAAAAATCTTCTGGAAAATAGGGAGGAGATCATCGAGTCGCTCGATGCTTTTCTTTTCCAGGAGGTTTCCGATCTTGTAGAAGAGGGGGAGTGTTCAGACCCCACGGCTCTTTACTGGGGCTTTAGGTTGGGGGTTTTTGTTCAGGCGCCATTTATGTTTGATAGGCTTCTTGAGCTTTGTTATGCCTCTACCGAAGCGATTGACGAGGCGATGGGGTGGCTCTTTTCAACTGGAGAGCTTCCCTACCTATTCGCTTATGCAGCCTCTGGTAACTGGGAAGAGATTAAGCCCTTGATTGAAGATGCAGAGCTTGATGAATATGTAAGGGCGGCTTGCTTGGATTCGATTATGTTCATGGTGGGGTTGGGAAAGGTGAGCCGCTTAGAGGTGATTCCTTATGCCAAGGAGCTTATAAAGGGGGTTTTGGAGGATGAGGACGATAGGACAGGTTTTTTTGCCGTTGCTCTTGTCAATATTTGTGAAAAGCTCTGTGCCGAGGAGTGCACTGAAGGGGTTCGGGAACTTTTTGGGTGTTTTTTAATCGATCCAACGCAGACTTCCATTGAGTACTTTCTTGAAGCTCTTGAGCAAGGAAAAGAATCTTGCATAAAAGAGTTGCAAGAAACGGTCAAACGCTACCAAATTTTAAATAACCTTAAATCGGATGAACCGAGCGAAAAGAAGTCCGATGAGACTCCTAGTCCCCCGAAAAGGGAGATGAGTAAAAAACCAGCAGCTATGGGGAGAAACGATCCCTGCCTCTGCGGGAGTGGAAAAAAATATAAAAAGTGTTGTCTAAAGCACTCTACCCCTTTCATCCCTCGTACCGACTTTGATATCTCTTTTGAACCTTTGGAGACTTGTGAAGCTTTCAATACCCTTCCTGAAAAAGAAAGGGATATTGTTAATAGCTTTCTTTTAAAGGTTAAGGCTGATCCAAAGGGTACTATTGAAGATATTCTCCATTACTTAGAAAAATATCCGAATGTTCCAAGACTGTACAACTTTCTCTTCAGTGCTTATCGTTTGTTGGATCAACCGAGGAAAGCAGCGCAGGTTCTTAAAAAAACGGTCGAACTTTTTCCCAATTATCTGTTTGGTTTGGTGGAGTATTCTCTCTATTTTTTAAGGAGGGGAGAGCTAGACCAGGCTCATGTGGCTTTAAACCATGCGATGACCCTTACCGATCTTTATCCTGATAGGAAGGTATTTCATTCTACTGAAGTGGAAGCTTTTTTTTATGCCTTAGCCCAACTCTTTATAAAGAAAGAGGAGTTTAATCATGTAAAGGGCTATTTGGATCTTTTGAAGAAGATTAACTCTGAGAGCAATCTTGCAAAAGATGTTGAAATGAAAATGGATGGGGCTTTGAGCATGCATACTATAGCAGAATCTTTTAAGGAGCTGGGCAAAAATAACTCTTAAATGTAGAGCCCCGAGCGGTGTTTGCGATTTTTTGTCTGCTTTGGGGGCATCATCTCAAAGCGGAAAAGAGCATGTCCAATCTGAAGCTTTAAATCACTTGTAAAAGTATCAAAAAGGGCAAAAGCCTCATGCTTAAACTCGAGTAGAGGATCTTTTTGTCCGACCACCCGCATGTTCACCTCGGTGCGGAGATGATCGATCGATAGAAGGTGATCTTGCCACAGCTTATCGATGTTCTTAAGAAGAAGACTGCGAATCACTTCGGATAAGACAGGGGTAGGATCAACCTCTTTGCCTGCCTCTTTTTGAATGGCTGCAATGGTGTTTGCTTCGTGGTCCATCTTTGCTTTAAAGGCAGCAGTGATTTGCTTTGCCGCTTTTTGCGCAAGCTCTTCAGAAGTATCATAGTCATTATCGAAGGCTCCATCATCAAAGGTAACGGGGAAGTGGGTCATCAGCCACTCGGCATAACCCTGAGGATCCCAATGGTCTGTCCGCGAAACGAAAAATTGTCCTGCTATTTCGGAGCAAATCTCCTCAAGGACCTCTTCGGCAAGCTCAAGGGAAGATTCTTCGCCTAGGATATCATTGCGGAAGGCATAAACCTCTTTCCGCTGCTTGTTCATCACATCGTCATATTGGAGGGTATGCTTTCGGATTGAGTAGTTCCGCTGCTCCACCCGCTTTTGAGCCGTTTCGATCGAGCGGTTCAAGACCTTTGCAGAGATCGGCTCTCCTTCAGGAGGGCGGAACCTTTGTAAGAAAGCGGTCAGTTTGGGGGAGGTAAAAAGACGCATCAATTGATCTTCAAAGGAGACATAAAACTTCGATGTTCCAGGATCTCCCTGACGGCCACACCGTCCACGAAGCTGTCTATCAATCCGACGAGATTGGTGACGGGTCGTTCCAATGACGTGGAGTCCACCTACCTCAGCAACCCCTTCGCCAAGCTTAATGTCAGTTCCCCGTCCCGCCATGTTAGTGGCGACGGTGATCGCTCCTCTTTGTCCCGCTTGGGCGATAATTTCTGCCTCTTTAGCATGATTTTTTGCGTTGAGGATCGTGTGTTTAAGCTTATTCTGTTTGAGGATGCGAGCAAGCTTTTCAGAAACCTCTACCGATTCCGTTCCGATCAAGATGGGACGTTCCTTTTCTTGTACTTCGGCGATGTCTTTAATAATCGCGTTATATTTTTCCCGCTCCGACATGTAAATTTCATCATCGGCATCTTTTCGTTGACACTTTTTATGGGTGGGGATTTCTAAGACATCGATTTTGTAGATCTCTTTAAGCTCATTCGCCTCAGTCATTGCCGTTCCGGTCATTCCAGCAAGTTTGTCATACATCCGGAAGTAGTTTTGGAGGGTAATCGTCGCGTAGGTCTGCGTCTCCTGCTGGATGGGCACCCCTTCCTTTGCCTCAATCGACTGATGGAGACCATCGGAAAAGCGACGTCCTGGCTGCGGGCGTCCCGTGTTTTCATCGATGATGACGATCTTCCGATCTTGGACGATGTAGTCGACATCTTTTTCCATGAGAAGGTGAGCGCGGAACAGTTGCCGCAAGTTATGCGAACGTTCTTTGCGCTTACTATCTTCTTCACGAAGGGCAATCTTTGCCTGCATCTTTTCTTGGTCTGAAAGGGCGGGGTTTTCATCGATCTTTGCATACTCGTGCCCCAGGTCGAGCATCAAAAAGTCATCTTCTGCTTGCTTGTTTCCCTCTGCCCAAGCACCGATTCCCTTGTCTGTTAGCTCATACTCGTTCGCCCGTTCATCGATAATGATATAAAGCTGAGCAAGCATCTCATGTCGTTCATCTTTATTCGGCTCGGCATGGAAATAGGTTTCCCACTTCTCCATTTTTGCACGGAGACTCGGGTTTTCTTTGAGTCTTTTAAGAACTTTGCTCTGTGGTGTTCCTTTGCCGACAAGCCAGAGTTTGCGGAAAGCCTCTTCCTCCTCCTTCGCCTCCTCTTTAG encodes the following:
- the secA gene encoding preprotein translocase subunit SecA, yielding MFGLIKKIFGTAQSRQVKRYQKIVKQINRIEEGYQSLSDEQVKGKVAEFKNRLKEGETLESLLPEAYALVKNVCRRMMGTEIHVSGYDQKWDMIPYDVQLIGAIAMHYGSIAEMQTGEGKTLTASLPLFLNALRERPVHLVTVNDYLANRDCEWIGGIFRWLGMTVKALINQIPPHERKEIYKADIVYGTASEFGFDYLRDNSMAHAKEEQCQRGYYFSIIDEVDSILIDEARTPLIISGPSAQSRQMYDELKGSVSRVVRLQNDHCNKLATDARKTLDKLGRLKEGEEEKKLSKEEAKEEEEAFRKLWLVGKGTPQSKVLKRLKENPSLRAKMEKWETYFHAEPNKDERHEMLAQLYIIIDERANEYELTDKGIGAWAEGNKQAEDDFLMLDLGHEYAKIDENPALSDQEKMQAKIALREEDSKRKERSHNLRQLFRAHLLMEKDVDYIVQDRKIVIIDENTGRPQPGRRFSDGLHQSIEAKEGVPIQQETQTYATITLQNYFRMYDKLAGMTGTAMTEANELKEIYKIDVLEIPTHKKCQRKDADDEIYMSEREKYNAIIKDIAEVQEKERPILIGTESVEVSEKLARILKQNKLKHTILNAKNHAKEAEIIAQAGQRGAITVATNMAGRGTDIKLGEGVAEVGGLHVIGTTRHQSRRIDRQLRGRCGRQGDPGTSKFYVSFEDQLMRLFTSPKLTAFLQRFRPPEGEPISAKVLNRSIETAQKRVEQRNYSIRKHTLQYDDVMNKQRKEVYAFRNDILGEESSLELAEEVLEEICSEIAGQFFVSRTDHWDPQGYAEWLMTHFPVTFDDGAFDNDYDTSEELAQKAAKQITAAFKAKMDHEANTIAAIQKEAGKEVDPTPVLSEVIRSLLLKNIDKLWQDHLLSIDHLRTEVNMRVVGQKDPLLEFKHEAFALFDTFTSDLKLQIGHALFRFEMMPPKQTKNRKHRSGLYI